Proteins from a single region of Leuconostoc gasicomitatum LMG 18811:
- a CDS encoding YebC/PmpR family DNA-binding transcriptional regulator, translated as MGRKWENIKMKKAQTDGAAAKVNSKYGIEIYVAAKQGGSIDPEANSNLKFVIDRAKQAQVPKHVIERALEKVSGSGDETFIEGRYEGFGPNGSLIIVDTLTSNVNRTATNVRTEFNKNGGTYGAAGSVSYLFDETGVIVFEGNDADSILETLLDADVDVRDAEQQDDQIVVYTEPSDLHRTIEVLRQSGVSEFSTTEISMLPQAEMALEGDDLATFEKLIDVLESDEDVQTVHHNVAL; from the coding sequence ATGGGACGTAAGTGGGAAAATATTAAAATGAAAAAGGCGCAGACAGACGGTGCTGCGGCCAAAGTTAATAGTAAGTATGGGATAGAAATTTATGTTGCTGCCAAGCAAGGGGGTAGTATTGACCCAGAAGCAAATTCAAATTTAAAGTTTGTCATTGATCGTGCCAAGCAAGCACAAGTACCAAAACATGTTATTGAACGCGCACTTGAGAAGGTAAGTGGTTCTGGTGATGAGACATTTATTGAAGGGCGTTATGAAGGATTTGGTCCCAATGGTTCATTAATTATTGTTGATACATTAACATCAAACGTTAATCGTACAGCGACAAACGTACGGACTGAATTTAATAAAAACGGTGGTACATATGGCGCAGCTGGATCAGTGAGTTATTTGTTTGATGAAACAGGCGTCATTGTTTTTGAGGGCAATGACGCAGATAGCATTTTAGAAACACTATTAGATGCTGACGTGGATGTTCGTGATGCAGAGCAACAAGATGACCAAATTGTTGTGTATACTGAACCAAGTGACTTACATAGGACCATTGAAGTGCTACGTCAAAGTGGCGTGTCAGAATTTTCAACGACAGAGATATCAATGTTACCACAAGCAGAAATGGCGCTTGAGGGGGATGACTTAGCAACATTTGAAAAATTGATTGATGTCCTTGAATCAGATGAAGATGTCCAAACAGTACATCATAACGTTGCATTGTAA
- a CDS encoding rRNA large subunit pseudouridine synthase E has translation MIILFNKPYNVLTKFTDPDGRPTLADYIDIPRVYAAGRLDMDSEGLLLLTDSGKLNHDLTDPENKAYKTYVVQVEGIPTKAQLKALEQGIELKDGMTLPAKVKRIPYPKWLWEREKPIRVRQNQPTSFLQIKIKEGRNRQVRRMTAAVGIPTLRLIRTHIDAYHIGDLKPGMYRVIK, from the coding sequence ATGATTATACTATTTAACAAACCTTATAATGTTTTAACTAAATTCACGGATCCTGATGGTAGACCAACATTGGCTGATTATATTGATATCCCGCGTGTCTATGCTGCTGGTCGGTTAGACATGGACAGTGAGGGCTTATTGCTTTTAACAGATAGCGGTAAACTTAATCATGATTTAACTGATCCTGAAAATAAAGCCTATAAAACCTATGTTGTTCAAGTTGAGGGCATACCAACTAAAGCACAGTTGAAAGCACTAGAACAGGGCATTGAACTAAAAGATGGGATGACATTGCCAGCAAAAGTTAAACGTATCCCGTATCCAAAATGGTTGTGGGAAAGAGAAAAGCCGATTCGCGTACGTCAAAATCAACCTACCAGTTTTCTTCAAATTAAGATTAAAGAGGGGCGAAATCGTCAAGTTCGTCGTATGACTGCAGCAGTTGGAATACCAACGTTACGATTAATTAGAACGCATATTGATGCCTACCATATTGGCGATCTAAAACCTGGTATGTATCGCGTCATAAAATAA